A region of the Chitinivibrionales bacterium genome:
GTTTTGTTTGCTCCCGACTGTTTCAGCGCTTTCTCGAAATCATCATGCAGAAACTGCTGCAGAGCGAGGCGTCCCATGTCGTGAAGTAACCCGGCAATAAAACTTTCTTCCGGATCAATATCAACACCCGGCAAGGAAGCCATTTTTTTTGAGAGTAAAGCAACGGCAAAGGAGTGCTGCCAAAATTCATCGATATTAAATCCCAACAAACGGGAACCCTGAAACATCTTGACTACACTCAAACCCAGCATCAGGTTATGCAGCGTTGTGAGCCCCAGAACAACAATTGCCTGTTGTATGGACGGGACCCGGGTCCTGCGGGCATAATAGGCGGAATTAACGAGTCGAATTGTCCGCGCGGCAAGAGACTGGTCCTTGGCAACAATCGCGGCGATATTCGACATATTGCTGTTGGGATTGTTCATCACCTTCCGGATCTGGCGCAGAACCATGGGGAGGGTTGGAAGGTTTTCGATTCCCCCGAGTTTTTCTTCAATCAATGCTGTTTTCATTCGTCCCCGCCCTTTTCCAATGTCATTTCAACCGTTGTTCCCCGGTTTTTTCTGCTGTACAGTTCGACTGTTGCGTTCATCCGCGACAACACCTGTCGCACCAGGTACAACTCGATACCCATCCCGTTATAGGCGTCTCTGTCGGCATTCCGCCCTCTGAATCCATAGGAAAAAACCTTTGGCAACTCATCCTCATTGATCCCCCATCCATTGTCCTTAATCCAAAGAGTGAGCTGCTCATCATCCTCTTCCGCCGCAATATCGACGGTAACTTCCTCTGCCGAATAGATAACCGAATTCAGCACTACCGAATCGATGCTGTGGACCAGTCGGGCCCGGTCTCCATGCGCCCGAATCCCTTTGGGAAGGCGGGTATTAATAATACATTTTTTCTTCCGATAATCGGCATATACCATCACATTGCCGACCGCGGCTTTCACCGCTTCCTCAAGGGGAAACGATTCCATCGCGTATTCCATCACTCCCGAACGGATACCGGAAAGGTCGCGGAGATTGTCACAATAGCGCGAAAGCTGCCAGGTTTCATAGAGGGAATCCCGGAGCAATAAGAGGGAATCCTCACCCACGGTATCGGGGAAATACTCGACCAGAAGGTTAAGTGCGTTTTGTATTCCGGTAGTGCGGGAACGGATTTTCCAGAGTGCATCGGCGGTTTCATTCGCCACCGAATGCATGGCCCCACGCAGGCCGGTAATATCGTCAATTAACACGGCGGTATACTGCTCGTTCCCTACGATAAAGATCTTTTGCCGGATGAGCAGGACCCGGCCGTTGCGGGTAATTTCCTGCATTCGTTCCTGCTGGCCCGACGCAAGAGATGCTGTTCCGGTTTCTCGAATAAACTCAGTAATGGATGCGTACGAGCCTTCAAGACCGATATGGTGTGCAAGTTCTGTCCACCGGTCATTTTGCTGTACCAGTATTCCCCGGGCATCAAAAGCGATCATTGCCGATGGAAAGGTATCGAGTAATGCCGCCGTCAGCTCATTTTCAACCATCAGTCCCCCCCTCCTGCTCAATTCCCAGTATCGCCTT
Encoded here:
- a CDS encoding HDOD domain-containing protein, whose amino-acid sequence is MKTALIEEKLGGIENLPTLPMVLRQIRKVMNNPNSNMSNIAAIVAKDQSLAARTIRLVNSAYYARRTRVPSIQQAIVVLGLTTLHNLMLGLSVVKMFQGSRLLGFNIDEFWQHSFAVALLSKKMASLPGVDIDPEESFIAGLLHDMGRLALQQFLHDDFEKALKQSGANKTSLCSEEKNVFGFDHADAGAWLGRRWDLHEKITGVLEYHHRPFEIPSEYNRHEQLIHIVAYANDICTDESIGNSGQSVVGERKYRGLPPRTDNEMRIKVEETVSEVISVVEEWTQGGRR